The Dioscorea cayenensis subsp. rotundata cultivar TDr96_F1 chromosome 16, TDr96_F1_v2_PseudoChromosome.rev07_lg8_w22 25.fasta, whole genome shotgun sequence sequence TAACAATGTAAACCTCTAATTCACTTGACCTGACATGCAGCAATGATAAATGTGCCGCACACTCCAAAAGATCACCACTTCTAATGATGAGAATCATCAAAACTTTATTGCTTATCTCACATTCCCATGTGGGTCATCTCTTTACACCATTAATTTTCATCCCACCATGCACCAACAATCTCATCACAAGCTATCAAGAGACTTCATTGCGAGAATAAAGAATCAACAAAGCAATTCTCAATCACTGAATTTGACGTGAGCTTCCTCAGCACAAAAATGCAAGTTAACCAGCtaaatttgcaaaataaaaaatttaaggacTAAggccaagaaaaagaagatttaGAAATGTTGCCACTTGCTCCACCAAAGTAAAACAACTACTTCCACTTATCTTGACATGTGACAAGGAAGAGCACAGCTATTTCCAAAACAAGCCCATATCCTTAATAAGAATctgacattttctttttttctaaatcTAAAATTCCATATGGGACATCTCTATCTAAGAATAATTCTCACCCCAAAAAGAACTGCCAAACACAGCCTTTCATGACAAGACAAGCCTTAAAAAGATTTCCTTGTGGCAAATACAAGTCAAACAAGCAGTTCCCATTCACCAAATTTAATGTAAGACAGAGGAAAATGCATGTTAAACGGGTCACTCACATAAAATCCAGATTAATGTCATATCTATCAAAATTTAGTATTCCAATCTGGACACAATACCAAATATGAAGGATCTTTTTGCCTACAAACTCAGCTACAAACCACTTCTCCATTTGAAAGCCAGGAACACCGAGTCACTTTGCACACACTCAACAGGCAGATAACATCAAAGGCAGATTCAAAGCGGACACAAGAAGGTACTGGTCAAGTCCCGAACAGGAACTTTGTTAATGCCCTCAAAATCGACTGCTTTATTAGGACAGTTTGCTGATTCACAAAAACCCTATTTCAACAGCATTGTTTAAGCAGTTATATTGAAGCATTCACGTCATTCAACGCAAAGTATCGTTCCTGAATTACTGGCTATTAAGGACCTACAAATTcgccaaaaacataaattttctaTTGCTAGAGAAACAAAACCAAATTCTCTAGGGTTTCAACAGAACGCCCTGAATTAAAACCAATCAGATCAAATCCAAATAAATTCAcagaaaatcaaacaaaatacacAGTAAGACggatcaaaacacaaaaaaataacaaaattccCTCAAATGACatcaatccacaagaaaaaaaccgtaaaaaattggaaaaaaaaaatacagacaAATAAAGCGAAATTCAAATCAAGACAAAAGAAAGGATCAATGGACCTGCTTACGGAGCGAATCCCAGGAGGCGACCTGCATTTCCATGGCTCGTCGTCTCGGGGTCGTTCGCGGCGATCTCAAGAGATTTCGGTGGGCAAACGAAGGTTGTTGCTTGCTTCGTAGTTCGGACATCGTGGTCGTCGGTGGGTTCAGTGGACCAGTCATCAAgtcggttgaaccggccggtctaTATGAACCGGACACGTGGCCGGTTTGGTTCGATTTTCTTGGAAATTTTACATATTGCCCCTTGTAAAATCTAAAAATCTATTACCAACAACACCTTTTggctttttaaaaagtttttaccTGCCACCTTAGAAAATATTCAACCTTCCTGCTCCcaagtttttattgattttaataaaacaatgtTTAAAAATGTTTACATCTCTGAAATCTTTTGATTTTGCAAGAAATTCTTTACcttatgtataatttttaaaaaaaattatcattattgtAAAACCATAATGAcattagtaaataaaatatcgtaatttttatcataattatatataaacaattcaTTAACAGCGAGCATTCGTAAAACATCCACAGTTGACAAAATGGTGGTGATAGAGTGAGACAAACACAACTGAGTATGTGTACGGTAACAGTAACAAAATCTTTTTACTTGCTCTCCAAACAGGTAATGAAGGCTTCGCACTATTTACAGTAATGTAGAAGTTATTAAAAGCACAGTAGAAGAGCACTGTTACTAGCATTgttaaaaaatttcattgaattaaattatacaaacatTCATAAAAGGTGCggcctcatatatatatatatatattacacttATCATGAGTCCTCTAAAGCTACAAATGTTTTAGATAGCACATAATTTGCTCAAACAGAAATGTGATAGATGAGTCTCCATCCAATCTTTGCTTGAAACACTGCACAACACTACAACAGCACATTCCCAGACTCCTCAGGAAAACAACCCAAGAAGTAGCTTCTGGTTAATTTAACCTGGCTCAAACTTTGATGGGTGTTTGTTCTGTGACCATTTTGCAGTATAAAAGAATGCCATGGAGAACTCATATAGGAACAAAAGTGGTGCGGCAATTGGCGAGCCGCATTTGCGTTTGAATCACCGAAGAACTTACTGGACGGTGGCCTTTGCTGCAGGTTCTTTGTCAGGCTCAGCAGCATGCAACTCCGATGATGAaatgtttgaattttgattgtCAAGTGATGGATTGATTGCTGCTGATGATGAGGCAAACTGGAATTCCACAAGCATGCAAGAATATTGTCAGATAAGCACTAACTCATTGCATTGATTCTTTATTCGTCGTTTAAGTCAAGATAtttacaaagaaacaaaaggatTAGAAACAAATACGAAGAAATGTTTCATGAACTTATGCAAAGGAATATCAAAATGGATGggaagagaaggaacttacttTAAAGGTTGATAGGCTAACAGTTTCAGGGTTGTTTAGTTGCTCCAACTGCTTCTTTCCTCGCCGCATCAAGTATTCGATGTAGAGGAAATTCTTCCTATCAACATTCTTTGCTTTCTCATGGAACTCACTTGAAATGATCGACCGAATTCTGTTGCGCTCTTCTGGGGGCTTCTTTCGTGCTGCCCGAAGGAAATCTCGATATAAACCTAAAACTTGCTTTTGCATGCCTGACAGCTTTGAGCGGGGAGCCATATCATTCTTAAACCTAACCATGATTTGAATGGAATCTCGACTTAGATATGCATgaacaacaaagaaatcaaaaaaGTAATTTCTGAAAGCTTTACAGTTTCTTATCATGGAATATGTGACGCATGTCATGATTCAGGTAAGGTGACAAGTGAGAGTAATCAAGATACTAGTCAATATGCACCGGCATAAAGcatgattaagaaaaaaaaacaaagcattatgTGTCAACACAAAGCAGTTGGAAGTTTCAGAAAAACAAGGCACAAGCAAAGGTTTTCTTGATACATTCTACATGTAGAGATAACAAGACAAATTGTGAATGTGGAAAGAGTTTATCTTTTCGGGAGTACTATTATTAAATTAGGCTTAGGCTTGTCGTGATTCCCCAAGGACCTTAATAGCTTAAAAGCTCTCTACTGCTAACCACCTCTCCACACAAACAAAAAAGCCATTCACCCAAGAAAAAAGACTTACTGTAAATGAAATAGGGAGTACATATTGTAGAGCAACACAAGTATAGGAAAGTCACACCGGAAGAAGACCATAAAACCTCAAGGAAGCAAATATGGGATGACCATAAACCTTAAGGTTTGATGTTTTACAAGGATCAACATTTTTTGATTCAGAAAGAATTCATACTCATCACCTTTGTTTAAGTAGTTAATGTGAAAAAATGAGGTAACTTAGTGCAGGGAATTGTTTCTGAATAACTGGCTTGCATTGAAGACCAACAAAATGGTGGGCAAGTATAACTTCTTAATTGCTTTAGTAAGATGGGATAGCATAGCCAATATGGGACGAAAAACAGAGATAAGCTAAGCCGGCTTCTTTGGGGTTTCGATGGAAAGCCATGAACTCAAACCAATCAGATCATCCCCATTTGAGATTAAGACAATCAGACAAAATACAGGGACATATGGATCAAACCTCAAGAATTTAAAATCTTCTCAAACTGCATCAATTTACCCTATAATAACACCAGAAAAATTGTAACTCTCCCAAAAATAGAATAACTGCCAACTCGATATATAATTAACTTTCATGGCCATGGCTCAGAACTTGCTAAAACTACTAATTACATTGATCATAAAGTTcaagaaagaaatatgaaagATAGTCACAACAAGATTACATAATGGGAATTTTGAACACCATACTGTTtcaaataaacatgaaaacacaGGCTTAACATCTACAACTCAGAAGAAAGAGAACATGAATGTAGGCCAAAAAGAAATGAGCAGGAGAAACACATCTACTTAGTCAAAAGTCATCGAGTGAAACAAACATCTAATAAAGTTATAACACATCAAATAAAGTCATCGAATGGGCTATGAAGCAATGGTAACTCAACTTCGTACAGATAACCCtcaaacaacaagaaattaGCTGTGCATAATTTAAAGGTTTCTTAAGAAGGTTATAACATTATCTCTAATTGTCAATATTTTCAAATGTCCAAAGAATGCTCAGCTTACACAATCTGTTTCCAATGATTTTGTGACAACATGATATTATTAAGATACAAATATAATGCAAAGTTAATCAAGAAGCTGAAAGGCAAGGATACAAAACCAAGAAACATGCACACACATGCAAATTGTAAATAGACACTCACCAGCTTCACGTTATCCAAGAGACTCAGACAACTTTGAACAACTAGAACCTCCTTATCCAAAGTGCAACCAAATCTCTCTTGAAGCTGTTGATACTATCCGTCATGAAGATCTCAACTTGTTATTGTTATCTCTGTGTTGTAGATCTCAACTTGTTATTATTATCTCTGTGTTGTAGATAACCTTGAAGAAGCTTTACACTTCAAATCTCCAAACTTGGCGTATCGAAATCCAATGAGTTGCAGCACATCAAAAAAGGCACCTTTACAGATTACATTGAAAAAATGAAGTGACCAGCTGATTGCACAAAACACATGAGCCCAACAAGCTACGAAAGCAAATGTACTCACAAGAAATTATAGCAAAGCACTCACAAGAAATCCATGCGAAAAATAGATCAACCAAAGATAGGATTTACATGGTTCTCCTCAAAACCTACATCCACAAGTGGAGGCCACGAGAAAATTCCACTATTATTAAGAAGATGAAGCTTGCAAGCTTAACCACAATGCTTGGTGACCTAGCAACGACTCCATTATCAAGAAGAGGACTTTGCCAATGGCTTTTGAGCATGAACAGGGCACAAGCTCTCTGTCTAAATTCCTTACTTCAACAGCCTGACAAAATCTCAAGAACAAAGCCAAGCTCTCCCTCTAAGAACAAAGCCTAGCTCACTTCTAATGACaaagccaagcacttttctAAGATCCTTTTTTTCATGACCTAAACTCTACAAGGTTGGCATGAATAGACAAAGGAATCAAGAAGAGATAAAACATAAAGTAGTGGGAGTCACATCTTAGGGCAACTCGGCCTAAAGAAGTGCtagtaaaaaacaaagaaattttcCAAGCCATAGCCATAAGAAATCTCTACTTTGGCTTGAAATTTCTTAAAGTTGAACATTATAGCAATTTTCTCATAACTGGATCACATCTACTTCATACGCCCCTCAAGGCTATCACTAACTGAGACCACAAAGCAAGTCCAAGCAATGCTTGAATTTGGGAGTAGGGATAGGCTTATGTTGGAAATGATAACTTTAATATATCATTAATAGTTCTAAAAAGTTTAAGAGTTGTGGAATGATAATGAGATGTATTAAATGAAGTCATTATTATGGATATTTGTATGGAATGTGAAGAGTCATTGTAAAGCCAATATATTGGCTAAATGTTATGTGTTTTGTAAGTGGTTAGGAATAGATGAAGatatttctataaaattatCATTCTATCTCTTCCTAGTATTACTTTGAGCTAGTATCGCCCACCGCTGTTAAATTCCCCacaattggtatcagagctccCAGATTGAAGAAAAACCATAGTTAACAATGCAATGAAACAATGTTCAACCATCATTATTTAAAGGCCAAAACTATGAGTTTTGATGTGTAAAGACGTGCACTCTGTTTCTCTTATTAGAGGTTGCTGATTTGTTGGAAGTTGGTTTCCAAGAACCTACAAACTCTAGAGGCTTGACTTCACAAGAATTGGCAGGTTTGCAAGACAAAAAGGCGATAGATGTTGGTGTTCTTGGCATTATCCCGAGAGCTGTTTCAGCTTCTATCTTTCCCAGAATTATGAGTTCTAAAAAGGGAAAGGAGGCTTAGGAAACTCTAAAGCAAGAATATGAAAGTGATGCAAAACTAAGAGCTTTCAAACTCCAATCTCTAAGAAGATAGTTTGAGAATATgaagatgaaagaaaataaaaagcttGAACGAGCTCTGTTCAAAGTTCATGGAGTTGGTAAATATCATGAAGAGTTGTGGTGATGATATTACTGAACAAAGAGTAATGCAGAGGATGCTAATTAGCCTACCCGGAAGTTTGATCCTATTGTTTCCCTTACTGAAGTAACTCAAATTCTGTCTGCATTAAGTGTACAAGATGTGATAAGCTCCTTGAAGATATTTGAACATCGCCAATCTCATCACTCACAAACTACTCTAGAAAGTGCATTTCAATCGAAAGTTGCCATTACTTctgttagatttttatattttggtattagtgggccctatatgagctttatatgggcttaggggtcttacatcaaaaagtctcaagacttagtgacTCAACTCCTATACCTGtatataaactcattacacttctatcgcacaaccgatgtggtactatatttccaacaactTCCATAAGCAGTGATAAAAGAGAAACATTTCAAGAGCAAAGAGCTGCAGGATTCTTCAGAGGTGGAAGACATAGGCGAGGAGGACAAGGTAGAAGCCAGAGAGGAAGAGGTAACTTTGacagaagaaatgaagaagcaAATCAAAGGCCATGCAAACACTACAAAGAAAGTTggtcatgaagaagaagattgcTAGTATAGAGGCCACCTGTAAGTCTGTAACAGCCCAGCTGGGCGGCCGGTAGCAGCTCGGTGCTACCAGGGTGATCTTGGCCGAGAAGAAGAAAGGCCAAAAATATTCTAAGAATGGAAACCCAAAATATGCCTTAGTAAATAGATGTGCGGGAAAATCTGTCGTGACCGAGAGATGTGCGAGAAAATTTGCCCTGACCAGGTGATGTGTGAGGAAATTTGCCATAACCGGGAAATGTGTGGGGAAATTTGCCGTGGCGAGCAAATGTGCGGCAAAACTTGCCTCAGCCGAGTGGGCTAGGCGGGCGTGACCGATAGGCCGAGAAAATTTGCCGTAACCGAGTGTATCGAGCGGGCGTGACCAAGGACGCCAAGAAAACTTGACGAGGACAAGTGGGCCAGGCAAATGTGACCGAGAAAACCTACCACAGCCGGGTGGGCCAGCAGGCGTGACCAAGAAACATGGGCGCATGTGCTCAGGCGGGCTGCCATGCGTGCAAGACCGGGTGGGCGCTTGCGTGGGCAAATTGCAGCGCGCGCGATCGGGAGTCGTGTGAAGGGGCGTCCGCATATGGCCAAAGTCATGGGTGGTTGAGGCGAAGATGGTTGCACCGAGCAGATGGACGCATGACCAATGAATGTGCGGGGTGGTGTCCAGATATGGTGAGAAAGCTTGACCAAGAGCCAAGGCAAGAACTGTTGCAACGGGCGGTTGCTTCTAGCGGTTGAGCCATGTTTGAACATGGCCACTTGGTGAGGTCATGAAGCGGTTCTCAACCCATGACACTACTTAGTGGTCGGTTTTTGATAACCGCCATATTCTCTTGGGGACTTAGGCATTAAAAAGGGCCTTTGGCCGGCAATTTTGTAATCATCGGAGGGAGATGAAATTGATTAAGTGTAATCAATAAAAGTCTAAGTTCGGGTTGTCTTTCTTTGTGtgtttctttatttgatttCGCTTGCCTTAGTGGCATATCTAACGAGGTGAGGCTTGGCTGGCGACGGGCAAAGGGCTGGCGTTGCGCCATCCTAGTCTTtcgggagaaaaaaaaactaagtcaTTGGTGAGGGTGACCTCCCATCGGTAGGACTGTGACACCACCTACAATGCTGTAAATGTAAAAGGTTTGGGCACATGGAGAAAGATTGCaagatgaaaaatgaaaaacatgttAGTTATATGGAAGAGAGAAGGAACCAAAATACACTTTATTCTTCATGGGTCAAGAAAATAAGAAGGCTTGGCATTTGGATAGCAGATGCAGTAATCACATGACTGGCAACAAATAAGCTTTGATTGATGTAGACACATCTTATAATTCCTATGTTGTCATGGGAAATGGCGAGCCTGTGGAAATTAAAGGAAGCGGTAATGTTGGCGTCCAAACTAAGAAAGGCAAGAGACTCATTCATGATGTTTATTATGTACCAAATCTGAAGGCAAATCTATTAAGCATTGGACAAATTGGAACATGACTATGCACTCCATTTTGAAAATCGTGAGTGCGTAATATATGATCAACAAAGGTGAGTCATTGCTGCTGTGAAGATGGAGCATAATCAGTGTTTTTCTCTCTCCCTTGAACATTTCAAGGGGTCAGTATTTTTTACCAAAACTGATGATGAATCATGGCTATGGCATAAGAGGTTAGaatttatgaatatattttctatatgaATTGAGATTACCTTTTCCTAGTATTTCTTCTTGAGCAAGTTATAGCCACCACCACTGCAGCCTCCAACAGTTACGTTAACATGTCCGACATGTTCTCCTGACTAGCATTCTTACTGATCCCAACATCACCAAgtgaaatatgataaaaaacaAAGTAACACCTGACATCAATGGTGTTTGGTCTGTGCAtaaaacatttgatttttagtcAAATGAATGGCACTCGGATTATCACAAAACACAACAGTGGAGCCTACTACAAACCCAAACCGCTAAACCAGACCTTTCAACCACAATGTTGCCTTAATAGCTTCCACTGCTTATACAACTATAGAATGTAATACAACTTTCCAACTAATGGCACTTCAAACAAGTGTGAAAACACAACCTGTCAGAAATCTTCTTTTAACCAATCCTTAGCATAATCAGAGTCTATATAGTCTATATAACCGGTGACACTGCTTAAGCAATCACTCTGATCATACACTAGGCACAAATTCACAGTACCTCTTAAATACTTAAGGATCAACTTCACTGTCTGCCAATGTTCTTCACCAAAGGAAGACAGATATCTACTCACTACATTAACTGCATGTAAAAATATCTAGAGGGGTGCAAACATCGCATACATCACACTTCTAACTACATGCAATACTGAATGCAAGTCATTCGTTGATTTTCATCATCAGTTTGTGGAAACAATTATGTTGAGAGCATGAAGTGAGCTAATAATGGAGTGCTCACAAGTTTCACTCAATCCATGCCAAAACACTAAGGAACCCTTCCAATGTAGTTCTTTTACAATAAGCAAAACTTTCCCACTTTTCAATCTCTGTGAATCTCCATCCCTAAAATTTTCTTAGCTTCTCTAGAATCCTTCGTCTCAAAATCACCAATTAACTGAGAACACAACCTGTTGATTTCCAACATGTTCTTTGCAACAATTAACACGACATCAACATAGAGCAACAAATAATTGAATGAacaatctaaaagtttcctaggaCAAACACAAGCATCGTAATCACAACATGATCATATGATCAATCACAAAGCTGTCAAATCATTTGTACCTTCACCTCGATGACTGTTTCAATCCatataaggatttttttttagggcttgtttggattagcttttgaaaaacccagaagtgtttttttataagttaagtatttctgggttcaaaaaaagttgtttgtattggcttttctgcAAAAGAAGAAGCTgcaaaaaaagttgaaaaacaactttttttcaaaagctagtcatgaccagcttctgaaaaaaactgttttttaacttatttttatggCTTCTGCTCTTCAGAAAAGttaatccaaacacaaaatacaaaaaagtgtTTAACTTACTctaaaaaagcactttttttctagaagcacttctactaaactgaaaaaagcacttttttgagaagccaatccaaacaatgccttaataagaaaacatgatcTTCCTTATCATGCACAGTGAACCCCTCTGGCTGATGCATATTAGACTGTTTCCTCTAGCTCACTATATAGGTTTTAACATCCAACTGCTCAAATTCAAGGTTAAACTTGGCAACCATGGCAAGTAACACACAAGTGGAGCTATGCTTCACAACCTAAGAGAAAACTTTATTATAATCAATCCCCTCCTTTTGACTAAAACTTTTAGCAACCAATTGTGCCTTAAATCTTGCTGCTTCAACCACTGGGGCgttattcttttttcttgaaaacTCATTTGCAATTAACAATCTTCTGGTTATCTAGCGGTTTAACAAACTCCCAAGTGTGGTTCTTGCATAGAGTGATAGAGATTCCATCTTCTCACTAATAGTAATTGACTACTATGTTAACTTATTACATGTCACATTCTCATTCTAACTTGAACGTTTAGAACCGAATAACTCTACCATATTGAGTGCATAAGAACCCAAATTAACATCTACATATCTTTGAGGAGGTTTGATCTGCCTCCTCGTTCTACCAGTGGCAATGCTATATTACTGTTCTTGAGGTGCATAATTTCTTCATTTGAACACCCCACCTCAACTTGATCATCTTGGACAAAAGTACCAACATTTGAAATAGAAACAGTAAACGTCACCGCTTGAAGCTCTACCTTAACATCGTTAtcttttttgattgattttttcttttcccaagAACTATTGGTGGATCAAAGCATGCATACCTCATCGAAGGATACATCTCTACCAGTGTAATTAAAAGCGCTAAGCCCCCTTAAGGCAATAAGAGGTTGTTTGTTTGTAAGGAGTGGAATTGAGGGGAAATGAGAAAGAAATGAGAATAAGGGAGAACGGATTAGGAATGGAAGGAAaattgtgtttgtttggagggtatgagagagtaattcattgggaatgggaaaaataaaaacaaaaaatatgtgGGAAATATCTTTTATGCCCTTTTTGagtgaatattaaataaataagtgtattagccaataatattattttatttgtaatatgttatcattattgttataatttaaatttttttcttgttataattaattttaaaattttaaaaattgttatcgAAAAtattgatcatcatcatcatcatcatcatcatcgaaaaatatttacaaatccGACCgttcatcatcaccatcttcaagAACAAGCTCCACCTCCCATCTTTCCCGGACAGTGATGCCAACGGCGGCAGAAACACCGGCTCTGCCGCCACCACCCTCCGTCGTGGCCTTTCTCTAGTGCTCCTCTCAATCTTCTCCACTCTGATCTTGCCGCCGCCACCACTGTCGGCACGTTCGTCGAGTCTCTCGAACCCTAAGCATTCGATACATAGCCCGAGTCCTCCGCCGGGTCCCGAGGGCCCGGGATAGATCAAAATAGTGGGTTTTAGGGTGGGTCCAACGGCGGAGAAGGCAACAACATTACGGGGCTTAGGAATCTCGCCGCCGAGCATGTGGAGGCCGGCGGCATCGAACGAGATGGTGCATGGACGGCGATCGGTAGACGGCTTCCTCTCATAGACCGAACGAAGAC is a genomic window containing:
- the LOC120279160 gene encoding succinate dehydrogenase assembly factor 1, mitochondrial isoform X1; this translates as MVRFKNDMAPRSKLSGMQKQVLGLYRDFLRAARKKPPEERNRIRSIISSEFHEKAKNVDRKNFLYIEYLMRRGKKQLEQLNNPETVSLSTFKFASSSAAINPSLDNQNSNISSSELHAAEPDKEPAAKATVQ
- the LOC120279160 gene encoding succinate dehydrogenase assembly factor 1, mitochondrial isoform X2, giving the protein MAPRSKLSGMQKQVLGLYRDFLRAARKKPPEERNRIRSIISSEFHEKAKNVDRKNFLYIEYLMRRGKKQLEQLNNPETVSLSTFKFASSSAAINPSLDNQNSNISSSELHAAEPDKEPAAKATVQ